The following nucleotide sequence is from Pseudobdellovibrionaceae bacterium.
TGCTGCCACAAACGGAACAGGAGCAAATGATGATCTCTCAGGCCATGGTGATGCCGGATCAAGATCTTTCCCAGCTACAGTTAAAATGGGAGTGGGATTTTTAGCCGGCTTTTTTCTTGAAGCCAAAATTCTTCAAAAGATTACCCGCCCCGCTGCTAGCGGGAGGAGGGCTGGCGCTGGTGCTGGTGATTTTGACACCGCCACCGCCACCGCCGCCAGGTGGTCTGCCAGGAGGACCGCCTCCAGGGGGCCGTTGACCCGGTTGGCCCGGGGGACGCTGCTGAGGTGCCGCCGCGGACGGGCTGGGAGCAGCAGACTCCTCTTTTTTGGCGTCTTTGTGAATGCCGAGGAAGATTTCTCCCTCTTCGACGGAGATCTTGCCTTCCTTCATAAGAGCACGAATTGAACTATCAAAGGTCAGCATGCCGTGAGAGGAGCCGGTCTGCATGGCTGAAGGAATCTGGAAAGTCTTGCCTTCACGAATCAGATTCCCAACAGCATGGGTATTGACCAATACTTCAAGGGCCGCCACTCGGCCCGGTTTGTCGGCGCGAGGGAAGAGAGTCTGGGCGACAACACCCCTTAAGCTTTCCGCAAGCATGACCCGAACCTGAGCCTGTTGCCCTTGAGGGAACACGTCAATAATTCGGTCGACAGTTTTAGCCGCACTATTGGTGTGAAGAGTACCAAATACCAAGTGACCGGTCTCAGCAGCGGTCATGGCCAGGTGAATGGTTTCCAGGTCTCGCATCTCACCCACAAGAATGATGTCGGGATCTTCACGAAGGGCGGCTTTAAGGGCATTTGCGAAGGACTTTGTATGGCTGGTGACTTCCCGTTGGTTAATCAGGCACATCCGATTTTCATGCACAAACTCGATGGGATCTTCAATGGTCAAAATATGCTCTTTGCGTTCACAGTTGATGGTGTGAAGGAGAGCTGCAAGAGTCGTTGACTTGCCTGATCCCGTGGGCCCGGTAACCAAGATCAATCCTCTGGGAACTTCAACGAGTTTCAGCAGGGACTCTGGTAGTCCAAGCTCATGGACAGTCTTAATTTCCTCCGGAATCACACGGAAGACGCCGCCCATCCCCCGGCGTTGCATAAAGACGTTCACACGAAAGCGACCGAGGCCTTTGATGGCGTAACTGCAATCCAGTTCCCATTGTTCGACGAACTGTCGCTTTTGCTTGTCATTGAGAATTTCAAAAATCAGAGCTTGAACGTTTTCGTTGGTCAAAGAAGGGTGCTCAAGACGAACCATTTCGCCATGAATGCGCAGAATGGGAGGAGCACCCGAAGACAAATGCATATCCGAGGCATTTTGCGCCACCATCACTTGAAAGAGTTTGTCGATCTGAGCCATCCAGCCTCTCGAAGTCGATAAATGTCGATTTTCCATTCAATTGATCGGCGTCATTGTCCCTGAGCTTAATGATTTATGGCCGACGCAACGAGCCATCGCGGCGTGCATCCAAAAGACCACTTGTGAATTGGAGATATTTGATATTATTGTGTTTTTTGGCATTCTTGGAGTGAGAAAGTGAGTTGAACTCAAACAGGGGCGAGCTGATTGTCGGCGGAAATATTGATTAATGTTCGGCCCACCCAGACCCGGGTGGCCTATGTCGAAGATCGTGAGCTCGTGGACCTCAAGATCGAGCGGCGGACCTCCCCAACTTTGGTCGGATCCATCTATCGTGGCCGAGTGATGCGGGTACTTCCAGGAATGCAGGCATCCTTTGTTGATATTGGTTTGGACCGCGCAGCCTTTCTCTATGTTGGTGATGTGCGCACCGACCAACATGCGGAAAAAAATCTCTTCGATGAGGCTCCCGGACCCAAGGAAGAGGACCTGGTAATAGAGGGCAGCGAAGAGGAAGAAGAGGAATCAAAGGTTAATATCCAGGATCTTCTCAAAGAAGGGCAAATCATCCTGGTTCAAGTGGCCAAAGATCCTTTGGGAAGCAAGGGTGCGCGAATTACCACCCATATTTCTCTGCCCGGTCGCCACCTGGTCTTTATGCCGACGATCAACCACCTTGGCATTAGCCGCCGAATTGAGGATGAGGGTGAGCGCGAACGCTTGCGGACCATGGTGGAAAAGCTCCAGCCGAATGGAGGGGTCATTGTCCGTACCGCAGGGGAAGGGGCGACTGAAAAGAGCTTAGGTGAGGATTTAGACTACCTCCACCGCCTGTGGAAAGAAATCGAGAAGAATTACCAAAAGGGAAAGGGCCAGGGCCTTATTCACTCGGAAATGGACGTTGAGCTGCGGGCTCTCCGCGATATGCTCAACGAGAATGTGGAAAAGGTGGTGGTAGATCATAAAGAGGCCTTTGAGAAGGTGGGCAATTTTGTGACTCACTTTATGCCCAAGTTCAAAAACAAGGTGGAACACTATCGCGGCAAGTCTCCTCTGTTTGACTCCTACGAAATCGACCTGGAGATTTCCCGCTCATTGGGGCGCAAGATCTGGCTGAAGTCCGGCGGCTATATTGTGGTGGACGAAGCGGAGGCACTGGTGGTCGTGGATGTGAATACGGGAAGGTTCGTCGGCAAAAAAGATCTGGAAGACACGATCCTTAAGACCAATATGGAAGCGGCCAAAGAGATCGCCCATCAGCTACGCATTCGCAACTGCGGTGGGATCATCATTATTGATTTCATTGATATGGAAAAGGTCCTCCACCGGGAAAAGCTCATGGTTTTTCTCCAGGATCAGCTCAAAAAGGACAGGGCCCGCACCACCGTGCTGGCCATGTCAGACCTGGGCTTAGTGGAAATGACCCGCAAGCGAATTCGGCCCTCTTTGGTCTCAACCCTTTGCCAGCCCTGCCCCTATTGCGACGGTAATGGCTATATTAAGCAGAGAGTCACGGTCGCCAATGAGATCTTCAGCGCTCTCGAGCGGGAGGCGCGTCGTCCGGGCACCAAGGCCACGACGGTGGTGCATTGCCACAGTGACATTGCCGATTGGGTGTACAGCGAAGAGCAAGAAACCCTTGAATTCATTGAAAAACGCCTCGGGCACTCGATTGCCTTTAAGGTCGAGCCGGCCTACCACCTGGAGCAGTATGAAATTATTACAGTGTAGGCGGGAGGAGCTCTTGGGTGGGGGCTCTGCCGAGATGACCCAGGGCTTAAATTGGGGCCCAGGAATCCCATCCTAATTGAGTGAATTTATTGACAGATCTTTTGCGCCGTGGCAGATACTTCAAGCTTACGACCTGGTTTTGGAGGTAGTTGAAGATGTACGCCATTATTCGTTCCGGCGGGAAGCAATACAAAGTTAAGGCTGGAGACACCTTGCGTGTCGAGAAGCTGGAAAAAGAGCTTGGTTCGGAATTTGATCTTGATGAAGTTTTGGTAGTCAGTGGTGACAAGACCTTTGTTGGTGAGCCCACTGTTCAGGGTGCGAAAGTAACGGTTGTTGTAACCCGTCAGACAAAAGCACCCAAGGTGATCGTTTTTAAGAAGAAGCGTCGCCAGGGATATCGCCGTATGCGTGGTCACCGTCAGCCCTATACAGAGCTGTTCGTAAAATCGATCACCAACCCAGAAGGCCAAAGCACTCAGGCAGACAACGATGCGCGTGTATTTAGTCCCGAGAAAAAGGCTGCCCAGATTGAAAAGGCTAAAGAGGTTCGTAAGGCCAAAAAGGAAACCGGACCTAAGCGCAAGGAAGTAAAAGCGTCTAAGAAGACTGCGGCGGCTTCTGGTACAGCGAAAAAAACGGCGGCTAAAAAAGTGACCAAGAAGAAAAAGAAGGCTGCCAAAAAGACGGCTAAGAAAAAAGCCGCGAAAAAGAAGTCAGCCGCTAAGAAAAAGACGGCGACGACTAAAAAGACAGCAAAAAAGAAAACGACTAAGAAGAAGGCCTAATTAGGGCCTCTTCGGGTCAGTGAAGTTTGATTTGAATTTGAACGTAACGTAGGGGTGCTCAATGGCATCGAAAAAAGCAGCAGGTAGTACGAAGAACGGACGCGACAGTCAGAGTAAACGCTTAGGTGTTAAGCGCTTTGGTGGCCAGTTGGTTAATCCTGGAACCATTATCGTGCGCCAGCGTGGGACCAGATTTCATTTGGGTAACAATGTGAAAATGGGTCGTGATTTCACCATCTATTCGATTATTGAAGGCTTGGTGAAGTTTGAGCGCATCACAAAGTCCCGCATGAAAGTTAGCGTTTACCCGAAAACGGCCTAACTGTCCGACACAGTTTTAATGAGCCTGGTGCCGACAGGCTCAAAAATGTCCAGGCATCCCTTTATTTTGAGGATGCCTGCAGAACCAAACTAGGCAAAATCATGAAATTTATCGACGAAGTGACCTTAGCTGTGGCCTCTGGCAAGGGAGGACCTGGGTGTGTGAGTTTTCGTCGTGAATCCATGGTTCCCCGCGGAGGCCCTGATGGGGGGCATGGTGGCAAGGGCGGCGATGTCCTTGTCCGCGTCAATCCCCATCTTAACTCCCTCTTGGACTTGCACAATCTAAAGCGGCTTTCGGCTGAGAATGGCCAGCCCGGAATGGCCGAAAAAATGGACGGCAGGGCGGGTAAGGATCTGGTCATAGATGTTCCAGCAGGAACAGTCGTCACCGATGAGTCGGGAAATGTTCTTGTCGATATGGGAGAGGTTCAGGAGACCGTCCTGTTGGAGGGAGGCCTGGGTGGAAAGGGTAACACCTTTTACAAGACCTCGGTCAATCAGGCACCAGGGATTGCCCAAAAGGGGATGCCAGGTGAAGAGCTGGTCATCCACTTAGAGCTCAAGCTCATTGCTGATGTGGGCATCATTGGCTTCCCCAACGCCGGGAAGTCGACCATTATCTCGGTGATTTCAGCAGCTAAGCCGAAGATTGCCGACTATCCGTTTACCACTCTGGTTCCCAACTTGGGCGTTGTTCGCTATGGAGATGCGGATTCATTTGTTGCCGCAGACATTCCGGGTTTGATTGTCGGGGCTCACAAGGGTGTTGGGCTTGGCTCTCAGTTTTTACGCCATATAGAGCGGACCCGAGTGTTTGTCCATGTCGTCGATGCCAGCGAAATGAGCCAGAGGGACCCGGTTCAAGATTATAAAGATATTAACGAAGAGCTAAAGCTCTACGATGAAATGCACCAGAGTAAGGAGGGCTATTGGCCCCTGTCCGATCGCCCTCAGGTGGTGGTGTTAAATAAAATGGACGTCGTTCCTGAAGAAAGAGAGCACCAGTTGGTTGAGGAGTTCAGGCGTATGGGTGTCACTGCTTTACCGGTGTCTGCGGCGACGAGAAAGAATATTAAGGAATTGATATTTGCGGCTGGTAGCCATGTCATAAAAGGGGATCAGAGTGAGTGATCGAATTGGAATTTTTGGCGGCACATTTAGTCCATTTCACATGGGACACTTAAACAGCCTTCTAACCGTGGCGGGAGAGCTGGAGCTCGATCAAGTGAGAGTCATTCCCGCCTATCAGAGTCCAAATCGCCCCCGTCTCGAAGGGCCTAATCCGGAGGAGAGGCTGGCTTTGGTGCGGCTTGGAGTGTCTTCCTACTCCCCACTGTTGGTCGCTGATGACCGCGAGGTTCAGCGTGGCGGCGTGAGCTATACTCTAGACACGGTTCAGGATCTTCGTTCGGAGTTCAAGACCGAGAATTTGTTTCTTATCATTGGTGCAGATCAATTCGAAAACTTCGACCATTGGAAGGCTTTTACAGAAATTCTTCAGGAAGTCGACCTAGTCGTCACCACACGTCCGGGCTTTGAGTGGCCGGAAGGGCTCGAAAGCTTTCCTCCCGGTCTTCGCGGTTTGGTCAAAAAAAATGATGGCAAAGTGATCGAACTCGCGACGAGTAAAAAGATCTATTTTGTGAAACTCAATGACATAGATGTGTCCGGATCGGAGCTTCGACGTCGGTTGCGCTCCGGAGAATCACTCGATGGCTTGGTTCCGGAAGGCGTGGACGAAATGATCCGCGAAAGGGGTTGGTTCGAGGATCTTCACAAGAAGGTGGAGAACTACCTGGAGTTAACGCAGGAGATGGGCCGCATTCTCAACGAAAAGAATGCCATTAACGTCGTCGGATTTGATTTAGGAGAGACGCATTTTCCCGCTCAATTCACTCTGGTGGCCTCGGGATCTAACACTCGGCAAACCAATGCCATCGCTGAGCACTTGATGAATCAGGTTCATCAAACCTATGGGTTTTGGCCTCAGAATATTGAGGGGCAGTCTGAGGGGCGCTGGGTGGTGCTTGATTATGGGGCCCTGATTGTGCACATCTTTTACGACTATGCCCGTGCCGAATACAAAATTGAGGACCTTTGGGCTGACGCCGGTCGAGTAGTTATTCACGATCCCCATGCGGCCTTTCGAAAACCTGGGGATAAGCCGGGGCCTCGTTCGTGAGAGCAGCCCTCCTCTTTGTTCAA
It contains:
- a CDS encoding Rne/Rng family ribonuclease; amino-acid sequence: MSAEILINVRPTQTRVAYVEDRELVDLKIERRTSPTLVGSIYRGRVMRVLPGMQASFVDIGLDRAAFLYVGDVRTDQHAEKNLFDEAPGPKEEDLVIEGSEEEEEESKVNIQDLLKEGQIILVQVAKDPLGSKGARITTHISLPGRHLVFMPTINHLGISRRIEDEGERERLRTMVEKLQPNGGVIVRTAGEGATEKSLGEDLDYLHRLWKEIEKNYQKGKGQGLIHSEMDVELRALRDMLNENVEKVVVDHKEAFEKVGNFVTHFMPKFKNKVEHYRGKSPLFDSYEIDLEISRSLGRKIWLKSGGYIVVDEAEALVVVDVNTGRFVGKKDLEDTILKTNMEAAKEIAHQLRIRNCGGIIIIDFIDMEKVLHREKLMVFLQDQLKKDRARTTVLAMSDLGLVEMTRKRIRPSLVSTLCQPCPYCDGNGYIKQRVTVANEIFSALEREARRPGTKATTVVHCHSDIADWVYSEEQETLEFIEKRLGHSIAFKVEPAYHLEQYEIITV
- the rplU gene encoding 50S ribosomal protein L21 — protein: MYAIIRSGGKQYKVKAGDTLRVEKLEKELGSEFDLDEVLVVSGDKTFVGEPTVQGAKVTVVVTRQTKAPKVIVFKKKRRQGYRRMRGHRQPYTELFVKSITNPEGQSTQADNDARVFSPEKKAAQIEKAKEVRKAKKETGPKRKEVKASKKTAAASGTAKKTAAKKVTKKKKKAAKKTAKKKAAKKKSAAKKKTATTKKTAKKKTTKKKA
- a CDS encoding type IV pilus twitching motility protein PilT — translated: MAQIDKLFQVMVAQNASDMHLSSGAPPILRIHGEMVRLEHPSLTNENVQALIFEILNDKQKRQFVEQWELDCSYAIKGLGRFRVNVFMQRRGMGGVFRVIPEEIKTVHELGLPESLLKLVEVPRGLILVTGPTGSGKSTTLAALLHTINCERKEHILTIEDPIEFVHENRMCLINQREVTSHTKSFANALKAALREDPDIILVGEMRDLETIHLAMTAAETGHLVFGTLHTNSAAKTVDRIIDVFPQGQQAQVRVMLAESLRGVVAQTLFPRADKPGRVAALEVLVNTHAVGNLIREGKTFQIPSAMQTGSSHGMLTFDSSIRALMKEGKISVEEGEIFLGIHKDAKKEESAAPSPSAAAPQQRPPGQPGQRPPGGGPPGRPPGGGGGGGVKITSTSASPPPASSGAGNLLKNFGFKKKAG
- the obgE gene encoding GTPase ObgE; the protein is MKFIDEVTLAVASGKGGPGCVSFRRESMVPRGGPDGGHGGKGGDVLVRVNPHLNSLLDLHNLKRLSAENGQPGMAEKMDGRAGKDLVIDVPAGTVVTDESGNVLVDMGEVQETVLLEGGLGGKGNTFYKTSVNQAPGIAQKGMPGEELVIHLELKLIADVGIIGFPNAGKSTIISVISAAKPKIADYPFTTLVPNLGVVRYGDADSFVAADIPGLIVGAHKGVGLGSQFLRHIERTRVFVHVVDASEMSQRDPVQDYKDINEELKLYDEMHQSKEGYWPLSDRPQVVVLNKMDVVPEEREHQLVEEFRRMGVTALPVSAATRKNIKELIFAAGSHVIKGDQSE
- the rpmA gene encoding 50S ribosomal protein L27, with translation MASKKAAGSTKNGRDSQSKRLGVKRFGGQLVNPGTIIVRQRGTRFHLGNNVKMGRDFTIYSIIEGLVKFERITKSRMKVSVYPKTA
- the nadD gene encoding nicotinate (nicotinamide) nucleotide adenylyltransferase: MSDRIGIFGGTFSPFHMGHLNSLLTVAGELELDQVRVIPAYQSPNRPRLEGPNPEERLALVRLGVSSYSPLLVADDREVQRGGVSYTLDTVQDLRSEFKTENLFLIIGADQFENFDHWKAFTEILQEVDLVVTTRPGFEWPEGLESFPPGLRGLVKKNDGKVIELATSKKIYFVKLNDIDVSGSELRRRLRSGESLDGLVPEGVDEMIRERGWFEDLHKKVENYLELTQEMGRILNEKNAINVVGFDLGETHFPAQFTLVASGSNTRQTNAIAEHLMNQVHQTYGFWPQNIEGQSEGRWVVLDYGALIVHIFYDYARAEYKIEDLWADAGRVVIHDPHAAFRKPGDKPGPRS